A single genomic interval of Pseudomonadota bacterium harbors:
- a CDS encoding ATPase, T2SS/T4P/T4SS family, which yields MTYSTFIAHDLQDDSLAISGDLSFSEVRKQALESGVNAKALNTSTAKYFGLKEAKLPKAKDIEEALLGDLNLGVAKTNLFLPIEQKTDGSIIAAVSDPTKAMQIADDYARTTGKEITLTYAAPEELTAYINTLWDKTATSAKDAVKGTEEESTDLQSMASALGEPEDLLDSQHDAPIIKLINSILMQAAKEGASDIHIEPSAKQVSVRFRVDGVMHTVITPSAKLHAAMSARLKVMAHLDIAEKRLPQDGRFKIRIGGKDTDIRISTLPTQHGERIVLRLLGQQDGIRALDAIGLRPEQQAQMEGFFGLANGIMLVSGPTGSGKTSTLYAGLQHINTPDKNIVTVEDPVEYELEGLGQIPVNAKIGMTFAAGLRSILRQDPDVVVVGETRDLETAEIAVEASLTGHLVLSTIHTNDAPSTLTRLIEMGIEPFLVASSLRGVVAQRMVRLLHPTTKVPRALDAETKKLFDALPKDVRPKEITLFDAAPSDDCPTGYSGRSGIFEILSVTDKVRSIIQAGGNDTEIRDAAQSEGMLTLYQEGLLKAARGETTLEEVMRVTRIQ from the coding sequence TTTATTGCTCATGATTTACAAGACGACAGTCTAGCCATTTCTGGCGACCTCTCTTTCTCTGAAGTTCGTAAACAAGCACTTGAATCAGGTGTAAATGCAAAAGCGCTTAATACCTCTACAGCTAAGTATTTTGGACTTAAAGAAGCCAAGCTCCCTAAAGCAAAAGATATTGAAGAAGCTCTCCTAGGTGACCTAAACCTTGGCGTTGCAAAAACGAATCTCTTCCTCCCTATTGAACAGAAAACAGACGGCTCAATTATTGCTGCGGTATCAGACCCAACAAAAGCAATGCAGATTGCTGATGACTATGCCCGCACAACAGGTAAAGAGATTACGCTTACATATGCAGCCCCAGAAGAGCTTACAGCTTACATCAACACACTTTGGGATAAGACAGCCACAAGTGCAAAAGATGCTGTGAAAGGCACCGAAGAAGAGTCTACAGACCTGCAAAGTATGGCATCTGCTCTGGGTGAACCTGAGGATCTACTTGATAGCCAGCATGACGCCCCTATTATTAAACTGATTAACTCAATCCTGATGCAAGCCGCTAAAGAAGGTGCATCAGATATTCACATTGAACCATCTGCCAAACAAGTAAGCGTACGCTTCCGTGTTGATGGTGTGATGCACACAGTGATTACGCCTTCAGCGAAACTACACGCTGCAATGAGTGCCCGCCTAAAGGTCATGGCGCACCTTGATATTGCTGAAAAACGCCTACCACAGGATGGTCGTTTCAAGATTCGTATCGGTGGTAAAGATACAGACATCCGTATCTCAACACTGCCAACACAACATGGTGAACGTATTGTACTACGTCTCCTTGGTCAGCAAGACGGTATCCGCGCGCTTGATGCCATTGGCCTGCGCCCTGAACAACAAGCACAAATGGAAGGCTTCTTCGGCCTTGCAAACGGTATTATGCTGGTGAGTGGTCCAACAGGTTCAGGTAAAACATCTACGCTTTATGCAGGCTTGCAACATATCAATACACCAGATAAAAACATTGTGACTGTTGAAGACCCTGTCGAGTACGAGCTTGAAGGCCTTGGCCAAATTCCAGTGAACGCCAAAATCGGCATGACATTCGCCGCTGGCCTCCGTTCTATTCTTCGTCAAGACCCTGACGTGGTTGTGGTTGGTGAAACACGTGACCTTGAAACAGCAGAGATTGCCGTTGAAGCTTCTCTCACTGGTCACTTGGTTCTCTCAACAATTCACACAAACGATGCACCAAGCACCCTCACCCGTCTTATTGAAATGGGTATTGAACCTTTCCTTGTTGCATCATCTCTACGTGGTGTGGTGGCTCAGCGTATGGTACGCCTGTTACACCCGACAACTAAGGTGCCTCGCGCGCTGGATGCTGAAACGAAAAAGCTCTTTGACGCACTTCCTAAAGATGTACGCCCAAAAGAGATTACTCTATTTGACGCAGCCCCAAGTGATGACTGCCCAACAGGTTACTCTGGCCGTAGTGGTATTTTTGAAATTCTCAGTGTAACAGATAAAGTACGCAGCATTATTCAAGCTGGTGGTAACGACACTGAAATCCGTGACGCCGCTCAGTCTGAAGGCATGCTCACACTTTACCAAGAAGGTCTACTTAAAGCAGCGCGTGGTGAAACCACTCTTGAAGAAGTGATGCGCGTTACACGTATTCAGTAA
- a CDS encoding cyclic-phosphate processing receiver domain-containing protein has translation MPYTPEEAFKIVQRYDDTVIIETSGDVTLEEALEKKCAFLDDERKEPEGFERHYWPEETIAFLEENEGEVGVISLDNDLQGETPEQEGVEVMRQLKDKVVHRGFTPPDVLVFHTKNSEQKPEMIRLARTVIKYHDLNQRGENPHLISKEETEVSKEELYTSLFSEPDPER, from the coding sequence GTGCCATATACACCAGAAGAAGCTTTTAAAATTGTTCAGCGTTACGATGACACTGTTATCATTGAAACCTCAGGTGATGTCACACTGGAAGAAGCCCTTGAAAAGAAATGCGCTTTCCTTGATGATGAACGAAAAGAGCCAGAAGGCTTTGAGCGCCATTACTGGCCTGAGGAAACCATCGCTTTTCTAGAAGAAAATGAAGGCGAAGTTGGCGTTATCTCTCTTGATAACGACCTACAAGGCGAAACACCTGAACAAGAAGGTGTAGAAGTCATGCGCCAACTCAAAGATAAAGTTGTCCACAGAGGCTTTACCCCACCAGATGTCCTCGTTTTTCATACTAAAAATAGTGAACAAAAACCCGAGATGATTCGGCTTGCACGCACGGTTATTAAATATCATGATCTCAACCAAAGGGGTGAAAACCCTCACCTCATTTCTAAAGAAGAAACTGAAGTCTCTAAGGAAGAGCTCTATACCTCCCTCTTCTCAGAACCTGATCCAGAGCGATAA
- a CDS encoding type II secretion system F family protein, whose amino-acid sequence MSHFKYTAFNDVGETLRGETEADSLDAAKRALAGQGLFVADIRETGQGISFDSLKSLNLRDLMNIEIMPARVDGETLVIFLRQFATLISADVPLIKALDILIAQGGKQALIRILRDIRKHVNEGGTLSEALGAHPKTFSDLMVNMIHAGESTGTLGNVLEELATMMEERRALMSDVRGALTYPLFVLFAGVAVVIYLLHSVVPNITDMYTQSDQALPAATQFLMSLSGGIGAYGAATALTLLCVGSLIAIMNKRIKGMRLFWHKLALGMPMFGTMGKRLAHARFSGTLSALTSAGVPLTTALAISKTITPFLPYRNALEEVSKEVSEGESLAESLEKTEVFNPFLVNMAQVGESTGKLDKMLGRVAEFTSSELRAQIKTQMALLQPILLLLVGGMVAFIMMAVLMPLFEMNSGMGL is encoded by the coding sequence ATGTCACATTTTAAATATACTGCCTTTAATGATGTAGGTGAAACCCTACGCGGAGAAACTGAAGCTGATAGCTTGGACGCAGCAAAGCGCGCCCTCGCCGGCCAAGGCCTATTTGTGGCAGATATTCGTGAGACTGGTCAAGGTATCAGCTTTGACTCTCTTAAAAGTTTAAACCTCCGTGATTTGATGAATATTGAAATTATGCCAGCCCGTGTAGACGGTGAAACTCTGGTGATTTTCCTTCGTCAATTTGCAACACTGATCAGCGCAGATGTCCCTCTGATCAAAGCACTAGATATCCTCATTGCCCAAGGCGGTAAACAAGCCCTCATTCGTATTTTGCGTGATATCCGTAAACATGTGAACGAAGGTGGCACGCTCTCTGAGGCTCTTGGCGCGCACCCTAAAACATTCTCTGACCTAATGGTAAACATGATCCATGCTGGTGAAAGCACAGGTACACTTGGAAACGTGCTTGAAGAACTTGCCACAATGATGGAAGAGCGCCGCGCTCTTATGAGCGATGTGCGTGGCGCCCTGACCTACCCACTATTTGTCCTTTTTGCAGGTGTTGCTGTGGTTATTTACCTTCTGCACAGTGTTGTGCCAAACATTACAGATATGTATACGCAGAGCGACCAAGCTCTCCCAGCGGCGACACAATTCCTTATGTCTCTAAGTGGCGGCATTGGTGCTTATGGTGCAGCAACAGCCCTCACTCTTTTATGTGTTGGTAGCCTTATTGCTATTATGAATAAGCGCATCAAAGGTATGCGCCTATTTTGGCACAAGCTGGCACTTGGTATGCCAATGTTTGGTACAATGGGTAAACGTCTTGCTCATGCGCGCTTTAGTGGCACACTCAGCGCTCTTACAAGTGCAGGGGTTCCTCTCACAACCGCACTAGCAATTAGTAAAACCATTACCCCTTTCCTGCCGTACCGCAATGCCCTTGAAGAGGTTTCAAAAGAAGTCAGCGAAGGTGAATCTCTTGCTGAGTCTCTTGAAAAGACAGAAGTGTTTAACCCGTTCCTTGTTAACATGGCTCAGGTTGGAGAAAGTACGGGTAAGCTTGATAAAATGCTTGGCCGCGTTGCTGAATTCACATCAAGCGAGCTTCGCGCACAAATCAAAACTCAAATGGCTCTTTTACAGCCAATCCTTCTACTTCTTGTGGGGGGAATGGTTGCCTTCATTATGATGGCTGTCCTCATGCCACTGTTTGAAATGAACAGCGGCATGGGCCTCTAG
- a CDS encoding NUDIX domain-containing protein, with the protein MAKKRYFGEQGDVAVRVDGKLFIHRCAYFIVQDGKMLLSYAEEDENPHYFIPGGKVKCGMDTQASVIREILEETGIDVPADNVSMAVHSERFFKHKQTGMQGHEVCTMFRVKLPKGSCVPKRERDGGKFLFCWVPVEELATLNFRESYIFQQVKDISQGIHHVIHREAMDQ; encoded by the coding sequence ATGGCTAAGAAACGCTACTTTGGTGAGCAAGGTGATGTTGCCGTTCGTGTCGATGGAAAGCTTTTTATACATCGTTGTGCATATTTTATTGTGCAGGATGGTAAGATGCTGCTGAGTTACGCTGAGGAAGATGAAAATCCACACTATTTTATTCCAGGAGGAAAGGTTAAGTGTGGAATGGATACTCAAGCCAGTGTGATTCGGGAAATTCTTGAAGAAACAGGCATTGATGTCCCGGCAGACAATGTGTCTATGGCTGTGCACAGCGAGCGCTTTTTTAAGCACAAGCAAACAGGCATGCAAGGCCATGAAGTTTGTACCATGTTTCGGGTGAAGCTCCCAAAAGGGAGCTGTGTACCTAAGCGTGAGCGAGATGGAGGAAAGTTCCTCTTTTGCTGGGTTCCTGTTGAAGAGTTGGCAACGTTGAACTTTCGTGAAAGTTACATCTTTCAGCAAGTGAAAGACATCTCCCAAGGCATTCACCATGTGATTCACCGTGAGGCGATGGACCAATAA
- the gspG gene encoding type II secretion system major pseudopilin GspG, with product MQNSHNSGFTLMELLVVIVILTVLGAFVAPKFLDQPEKARVTQAHTQIKAISDALDMYKLDNFKYPTTQQGLKALVEKPTSKPTPKNWKDGGYMKSMPVDPWGNDYIYLSPGIKNDYDLISYGADGKKGGEDENADIKN from the coding sequence ATGCAAAACTCTCATAACTCTGGTTTCACACTCATGGAACTTCTTGTTGTTATTGTTATTTTAACAGTACTAGGCGCTTTTGTTGCCCCTAAGTTTTTGGACCAACCAGAAAAGGCTCGCGTGACGCAAGCACACACACAAATCAAAGCAATTAGTGACGCTCTTGATATGTACAAGTTGGATAACTTTAAATACCCAACAACACAACAAGGCCTCAAAGCACTGGTAGAAAAGCCAACAAGCAAGCCAACACCTAAAAACTGGAAAGATGGCGGCTACATGAAGAGCATGCCTGTTGACCCTTGGGGCAACGATTACATTTACCTCTCTCCAGGTATCAAAAATGACTATGACCTCATCAGCTACGGCGCTGACGGTAAAAAAGGCGGCGAAGACGAAAACGCTGACATTAAAAACTAA
- a CDS encoding prepilin-type N-terminal cleavage/methylation domain-containing protein has protein sequence MAQRNHFRHGFTLIELLVVLSVLAVLSSFTLPYLSFSPPSEEATRLTKLRDELSTYRAQALRESERITLIINENSTVDVYAGRFYEETTLGEEKVDPKETFKIASGFEIYSATGDEAPYSLRFEPDGRSSVIHFVYKGNVLAFNGTATAPSIMPYDKVKP, from the coding sequence ATTGCCCAAAGAAACCATTTTAGACACGGTTTTACTCTTATAGAACTATTGGTCGTGCTTTCTGTTTTAGCTGTTTTAAGCTCTTTCACACTGCCGTATTTAAGTTTCTCACCTCCAAGCGAGGAAGCAACACGCCTCACTAAACTGAGAGATGAACTCTCTACTTACCGCGCTCAAGCTCTACGTGAGAGTGAGCGTATTACTCTTATTATCAATGAAAACAGTACTGTTGATGTCTATGCAGGTCGCTTTTATGAAGAGACCACACTTGGCGAAGAAAAAGTAGATCCTAAAGAAACCTTTAAAATTGCATCTGGTTTTGAAATTTATAGCGCAACAGGAGACGAAGCTCCATACAGCTTACGCTTTGAGCCAGATGGCCGTAGCTCTGTCATCCATTTTGTTTATAAAGGCAATGTACTCGCATTTAACGGCACTGCCACGGCGCCAAGCATTATGCCTTATGACAAGGTGAAGCCATGA
- a CDS encoding type II secretion system protein has protein sequence MRIHKAGFTLMELLVVLALTSILMTAIGGVLWQVSRGVGHAEQARTEALNIHVALEQFSQDVYAYKSDYASLADTELSFHIMKDDVDSLVPHGSLHAIKYTVETEDGVTSLKRTIRPLSLGVNPITSILWSAPNPEEKPLVFFGHRNAHTFLPLWNNERKSPLGVKLTITDANGEEWYRTVPILTGHGERL, from the coding sequence ATGAGGATACATAAAGCTGGCTTTACCCTTATGGAGCTTCTTGTGGTACTTGCCCTCACAAGTATCCTCATGACGGCTATTGGAGGCGTACTTTGGCAAGTTTCCCGTGGTGTTGGCCATGCAGAACAAGCGCGCACTGAAGCGCTTAACATTCATGTTGCACTTGAGCAATTTAGTCAGGATGTCTATGCCTATAAATCAGACTATGCCTCACTGGCTGATACAGAGTTGAGTTTCCATATTATGAAAGATGATGTGGATAGTCTTGTCCCTCATGGGAGCTTGCATGCCATCAAATACACAGTTGAAACAGAAGATGGTGTCACATCTCTTAAGCGCACAATCCGCCCTCTTTCCCTCGGTGTAAACCCTATTACAAGTATTCTATGGAGTGCACCAAACCCTGAAGAGAAACCTTTGGTTTTCTTTGGACATAGAAATGCACATACATTCCTACCTCTTTGGAATAACGAACGTAAATCACCACTCGGTGTTAAGCTTACGATTACAGATGCTAATGGTGAAGAATGGTACCGCACAGTACCGATTCTAACAGGCCATGGAGAACGCCTATGA
- the gspK gene encoding type II secretion system minor pseudopilin GspK, translating into MKYNYGGVLIYVLLLLAMLSSLLSVAFQNSTNNTRLLAASLLHTEARQMALSGLDLIIYELKRDGRNSDTDNMQDRWYSYTSGRDFPIEGGNIFIQIQDAAAVPSLNQVIGYASSDEPYQEMLRRYTSNANLPSFNLDPVIDYIDADNETRSSGAEAWDYAGEDIPFIPRNDYIEGYADFALIQGIPEKLKRKAYQHFSLIPGAMEVNVNIASPHLLKAALTSAEGLDQAIKSRSRAPYETLSEFLKDVGLKKAPNTLSFGVSTEYFTVRSEVRYNEAYVGLEALVWRDELNFKVLKINWL; encoded by the coding sequence ATGAAATATAACTATGGCGGTGTTCTCATTTATGTATTGCTTCTTCTCGCGATGCTTTCATCACTTTTAAGTGTGGCCTTTCAAAATTCTACAAATAACACGCGCTTGCTGGCGGCCTCCCTTCTCCATACTGAAGCAAGGCAAATGGCTCTTTCAGGCTTAGATCTCATTATATATGAGCTTAAACGGGACGGCAGAAACAGCGATACAGATAACATGCAAGACCGTTGGTATAGCTACACTTCCGGTCGAGATTTTCCGATTGAAGGCGGAAATATCTTTATTCAGATTCAAGATGCAGCAGCGGTCCCAAGCCTGAATCAGGTGATTGGTTATGCAAGCAGTGATGAACCTTATCAAGAGATGCTTCGTCGCTATACATCCAACGCCAACCTGCCTTCATTTAATTTAGACCCTGTGATTGACTATATTGATGCTGACAATGAAACACGTAGCTCAGGCGCAGAAGCATGGGACTATGCTGGAGAGGACATTCCATTCATTCCACGTAATGACTACATTGAAGGCTACGCTGACTTTGCACTTATTCAAGGCATACCAGAAAAGCTAAAACGTAAAGCTTACCAACACTTTTCTCTTATTCCTGGCGCAATGGAAGTGAATGTCAACATCGCGTCCCCTCACCTTTTAAAAGCTGCTCTTACTTCTGCAGAAGGCTTAGATCAAGCGATCAAATCTAGAAGCCGTGCCCCATATGAAACCCTCAGTGAATTCTTAAAAGATGTGGGCTTAAAAAAAGCACCGAACACCCTTTCTTTCGGTGTCAGCACAGAATACTTTACGGTACGCTCTGAGGTGCGTTACAATGAGGCCTATGTTGGCTTAGAAGCTCTTGTTTGGAGAGATGAACTCAACTTTAAAGTTTTAAAAATCAATTGGCTATAA
- a CDS encoding N-acetyltransferase: MIIRPETHQDIPLISEVIKNAFKNVPYSDQREAEIVDELRNLKDLTLSFVAEHNGNIIGHIAFSPVQVSGHFQNWYGLGPIATVPSEQNKGIGSVLIKHGLEELKKLNAEGCVLLGEPAFYSKFGFQNNPDLILDGVPAEYFLALSFTHNAPQGKVTYSPAFEVS; this comes from the coding sequence ATGATTATTAGACCAGAGACACATCAAGACATTCCCCTTATTTCTGAGGTCATTAAAAATGCTTTTAAAAATGTGCCATATAGTGACCAAAGAGAGGCTGAAATTGTAGATGAGCTTCGAAACTTAAAAGACTTAACTCTCAGCTTTGTCGCAGAACACAATGGAAACATCATTGGACATATTGCCTTTTCCCCTGTTCAAGTTTCAGGACACTTTCAGAATTGGTACGGCTTGGGCCCTATTGCAACAGTTCCATCAGAGCAAAACAAAGGTATAGGCTCAGTACTCATTAAGCATGGGTTGGAAGAGTTAAAAAAGCTAAATGCTGAAGGCTGCGTATTACTTGGAGAGCCTGCCTTTTATAGTAAATTTGGATTTCAAAACAATCCCGATTTAATTCTTGATGGCGTACCTGCTGAATATTTTCTTGCTCTTAGCTTTACTCACAACGCCCCACAAGGCAAGGTCACTTACAGCCCCGCTTTTGAGGTATCATAA